A part of Streptomyces kaniharaensis genomic DNA contains:
- a CDS encoding protein spdB — MNTSLRRTAGRAWLAAPALAVTVVSAVLTVAVVALWLNGVMPLALALVIGLGYDGAWLAALSYERRLAGQGDHNAKVTALGWMFGALTTGMLVVHALTSPHTAGWLAVAWLPLAAKSLWWLHGVWESTEISPKAKSEIRRVLQDSRDNAAISRAVLNAQTHGERTRMDSLSRAGAAVAKAQSKAAERLSGAWQELAEVNGQEDQAPVLERLGAPAAPAWELPVWTPVSALRPTAVLSGGDPADIRPQPATAQVSATQPSGGPRPETEQLPLPANLVASVSAGAPAPKAASVASLVRLAVAEVGDDPKAVTAWVSARTTKPVRPDTVAREIRSTRNTPTNTKAGGFGFAAGRS, encoded by the coding sequence ATGAACACCTCTCTGCGACGCACGGCGGGCCGGGCCTGGCTCGCGGCTCCGGCTCTGGCGGTGACCGTCGTCTCGGCGGTGCTGACCGTCGCCGTGGTGGCCCTGTGGCTCAACGGCGTGATGCCGCTCGCCCTGGCGCTGGTGATCGGCCTGGGTTACGACGGCGCCTGGCTCGCCGCCCTCTCCTACGAACGCCGGTTGGCGGGGCAGGGCGACCACAACGCCAAGGTCACCGCGCTGGGCTGGATGTTCGGGGCGCTGACGACCGGGATGCTGGTCGTCCACGCGCTGACCAGCCCTCACACCGCCGGGTGGCTCGCGGTCGCCTGGCTCCCGCTCGCCGCCAAATCGCTCTGGTGGCTCCACGGCGTGTGGGAGTCGACGGAGATCAGCCCGAAGGCCAAGTCGGAGATCCGCCGGGTCCTCCAGGACTCCCGCGACAACGCGGCGATCTCCCGGGCGGTGCTCAACGCCCAGACCCACGGCGAGCGGACCCGCATGGACTCCCTGTCCCGGGCCGGAGCGGCCGTGGCGAAGGCCCAGTCGAAGGCCGCCGAGCGCCTCTCCGGCGCCTGGCAGGAGTTGGCGGAGGTCAACGGGCAGGAGGACCAGGCGCCGGTGTTGGAGCGGCTGGGCGCCCCGGCGGCGCCCGCCTGGGAGCTGCCGGTGTGGACGCCGGTCTCCGCGCTCCGCCCGACCGCTGTTCTCTCCGGCGGAGACCCGGCGGATATCCGCCCGCAGCCCGCTACCGCCCAGGTCAGCGCCACGCAGCCGTCCGGCGGTCCCCGCCCGGAGACCGAGCAGCTTCCGCTCCCGGCCAACCTCGTTGCCTCGGTGAGCGCCGGAGCCCCGGCGCCGAAGGCCGCGAGCGTGGCCTCCCTGGTCCGCCTCGCCGTGGCGGAGGTCGGCGACGACCCAAAAGCGGTGACGGCCTGGGTGAGCGCCAGGACGACGAAGCCGGTGCGGCCGGACACGGTCGCCCGGGAGATCCGCAGCACGAGGAACACCCCCACCAACACCAAGGCCGGCGGCTTCGGGTTCGCCGCCGGGAGGAGCTGA
- a CDS encoding KOW motif-containing protein — protein MSSIQVGDEVEVTSGRYAGGRGRVVWVGPEDVEIRGLIGWLAEAFCSLPRVRPADLRRIGPADRA, from the coding sequence ATGAGCAGCATCCAGGTAGGCGACGAGGTCGAGGTGACCTCGGGCCGGTACGCCGGTGGTCGGGGCCGGGTCGTCTGGGTCGGGCCGGAGGACGTCGAGATCCGGGGGCTGATCGGCTGGTTGGCCGAGGCGTTCTGTTCCCTGCCGCGCGTCCGCCCCGCCGACCTGCGCCGGATCGGCCCCGCCGACCGGGCCTGA